In Streptacidiphilus sp. P02-A3a, the DNA window GTGAAGTTCGCCGGATAGGTGACCGCCGCCTGGGCCGCGGTCGACCATTCCCGGGCCCCGTCGCCGCCGTAGTAGCCGAGACGGTAGATCTCGACGTGGTACGGGATCGGCGACTGGACCTTGAGGCTGAGGGTGTCCCCGGCCTGGACGCTCTCCTGGGTGGAGAAGCCCTCGACGTTGCCGTAGGCGTTGCCGGAGAACCAGTCGGACATCGGCGTACCGGGCTGCGAGTTCTCGCAGACGATGGCGTTGCTGGCGGACCCGCACGGGTCACTCGCCGCCCGGGCCGATCCGGCCTCGGGCAGTATTGCCACCAGCAGGGTCGCCACCAAGGCGAACAGCCAGAACTTCAGCGTCCTTCCGCTCCTGCTTCTCTCCACGTGTCCCTCCCCTCTCTCTGTCCTTCACGCTGTCCTTCACAGCGGGAGCATGGTGGTGACGGTCAGTCAGTCAGTCAGTTGATGGCCCCGGTGAGCAGGTCCACGACCCGCTGCTGCTGCCGCGGGGTGATCTGCGGGAACAGCGGGAGCGAGAGCATCCGGTCCGCCGCGTCCTCGGCGTGCGGGAAGTCGCCGCGCCGGTGCCCGAGATGGGCGAACGCCGGGGTGAGGTGGACCGGGGCGGGGTAGTGCACACCCGCGCCGACACCCTCGGCGTTGAGCTTGCCGACCACCGCGTCGCGGTCGGCCCCGGTCACCCGCACCACGTAGAGGTGCCAGACGTGCACGTTGCCCTCCGCCGTCACCGGCAGCACCACCCGTCCGGCGGCGGCCAGGTCTGCCAGCAGCGCGTCGTAGCGGGCGGCGGCGGCCCGGCGGGCGGCGTTGCCCGCGTCCAGCCGGGCCAGTTTGGCGCGCAGCACCACGGCCTGGAGTCCGTCCAGGCGGCTGTTGAACCCGGGCAGGTCGTGGCGGTACTTGGCGACCCCGCCGTGGTTCGCCAACGCCCGGACCAGTCCGGCCAGTTCCTCGTCGTCGGTGAGCACCGCGCCGGCGTCGCCGTAGGCGCCGAGGTTCTTGCCCGGGTAGAAGCTGGTGGCGGCGATGCCGCCACTGCCGGCGGTCCGGCCGTCGCGGCTCGCCCCCTGGCTCTGGGCCGCGTCCTCGACCACCCTGACCCGCACCGGGAGCGCGCCGACCAGCTCGGCCACGTCGGCGCACTGGCCGTAGAGGTGGACCGGGACGACCGCGCGGGTGGCCTGGCTGACCGCGGCCAGGGCGGCGTCCGGGTCGATCAGCAGGCTGTCGGGGAAGCAGTCGACCAGTACCGGCACCGCCCCGAGCCGGTTCACCGCCCCGGCCGTGGCGATGAAGGTGTTGGCGGGCAGCACCACCTCGTCGCCCGCCCCGACGCCGGACGCCCGCAGTGCCAGTTCCAGCGCGTCGGTGCCGTTGGCCACGCCCACGCAGTGCTCGACACCGGCGAAGCGCGCGTACTCGCGCTCGAACTCGCGCACCTCCTCGCCGCCGATGAAGGCGGTGTTCGCCATCACCCGTTCGAAGCCGGCCCGGACCTCGTCGGCCACCTCGGCGTGGGCCGCCTTGAGGTCCACTAGCGGAATCTGACTGTCGCTCATATCCTGTACTCCTCGGGCGCGTTCATCAACTCGTCAATATCGGGCCGGAGTTCGGCGAGTGCTGGGGCAACCGCCGCCCGCAGCCGACGGGCCGGGCTGCCCACCCAGACCTCGCCCGGCGGCACGTCGCCGAGCACCACGCTGCCCATACCGAGCAACGACCAGTCCCCGATCGCCGCGTACTCGCGGACCAGCACTCCGGCGCCGACATAGGCACCGCGCCCCACCCGCACCCCGCCGCCCAGCCGGACCCCGGAGGCGATGGTCGCGAAGTCCGCCACCACGTCGTCGTGGGTGAGCACGGCCTGCGGCATCACCGCGACATGCGCGCCCACCCGCACCGCGGCGGTGAGCACGGTGTGCGCCAGCAGCACCGATCCCGGGCCGATGACGCAACTCGCGGCCACGGCCGCGCCGGGGTGGACCACGGTGGCGTAGCGGTGCGACGGCAGGCCGAGCCGACGGACCAGCCGGGCCCGCCCGGCGTAGTCGCGCGGACTGCCGACGCAGACCACCGCCTGGGACCCGGGCAGCTCCCGGAGCAGCCGGTGCACCAGGTCGCAGCCGCCGAGCACCGGCGCGCCGTCCACCTCGGTGCCGTGCAGCGCCGGGTCGTCGTCGAGGTGGCCGAGCAGCGGCGGCCCGCCGCCGGAGGCGTGCGCGGCGCGGACGGCCTGCGCGGTCTCCCGCGCGAAGCCGCCCGCGCCGACGATCACCAGACCGCTCATCCAGCGGCCCCTCTTCCGGCGGCCGCTCTCGCGCCGGTCGCACTCGCGCCGCCCCGCTCCC includes these proteins:
- a CDS encoding DegT/DnrJ/EryC1/StrS aminotransferase family protein, translating into MSDSQIPLVDLKAAHAEVADEVRAGFERVMANTAFIGGEEVREFEREYARFAGVEHCVGVANGTDALELALRASGVGAGDEVVLPANTFIATAGAVNRLGAVPVLVDCFPDSLLIDPDAALAAVSQATRAVVPVHLYGQCADVAELVGALPVRVRVVEDAAQSQGASRDGRTAGSGGIAATSFYPGKNLGAYGDAGAVLTDDEELAGLVRALANHGGVAKYRHDLPGFNSRLDGLQAVVLRAKLARLDAGNAARRAAAARYDALLADLAAAGRVVLPVTAEGNVHVWHLYVVRVTGADRDAVVGKLNAEGVGAGVHYPAPVHLTPAFAHLGHRRGDFPHAEDAADRMLSLPLFPQITPRQQQRVVDLLTGAIN
- a CDS encoding NeuD/PglB/VioB family sugar acetyltransferase — encoded protein: MSGLVIVGAGGFARETAQAVRAAHASGGGPPLLGHLDDDPALHGTEVDGAPVLGGCDLVHRLLRELPGSQAVVCVGSPRDYAGRARLVRRLGLPSHRYATVVHPGAAVAASCVIGPGSVLLAHTVLTAAVRVGAHVAVMPQAVLTHDDVVADFATIASGVRLGGGVRVGRGAYVGAGVLVREYAAIGDWSLLGMGSVVLGDVPPGEVWVGSPARRLRAAVAPALAELRPDIDELMNAPEEYRI